TAGGGTCTGAATTTACCTCCATATCAACTACATTCTTACTTTATGCCACATTAGGGGCAATTGGACCAAATATTTTTAAAGGCAACCTTTTTAAAAAACTTCATGGGGAACAATTTACACAATTTGTCTATGGCATGATAGATTATTTAATGAATCTTACCCCTGGAGAAAAAAGGCAGAAACTAACTGCCTATTTATATGGCTATTTAACCCATCTTGCCGGGGATATAAATGGTGATGCACTTGCCCATCGACTAAGTCATCAAAAAGAACATAATTCTAAGTTTAATCGAGTTTATCTTCATCAAGACCTTTATGTTGCGTGTAAATATTATCCTGCGGGTGGGAATAAGGCTAATTTAAAGATTGACTTATATGAATTAGATACGGATATTATGCAAATGTATCGATGGGTATTTGATAAATTGGAAGGCGGGACATTTAAATTAGAGTGGAAGACATTTATCTCTTCTTATGACCGAACTCGACTTCTTATCTGGTGGTTAATCCAGGAGGCAAAACAACCTTTTTTCCGTGTGTTTTTACCTTATAATTTTAGTATGAAGTATCTCATAGAATTTGAGCGTAATTTTGAAGACGCTAAACAAAAAGCCATTCAATTCATTAAGACAGCAACCGAGTATCTTTATAGCCCTACCTGGAATAAGGAAGGATTGGATAAATTAAAAGAAGTTCTTAAAGAAGACGATGTTGGCTGTCCGTATCTGTAAATGAGGTTATCAGTAATTCAGATAAAGCATTAAGATTACCTGTAACCGTTCAGGTGGTAACTTACCGCAGAGACGCAGAGGAACAGAGAAGATATAGAAATAAATCAGATAACATAAAAGATTATTGATGCAGACATGGAAATACTTATGACTTGCTT
This genomic window from bacterium contains:
- a CDS encoding zinc dependent phospholipase C family protein; the protein is MMFKISFILILSLIFQITYPQLVFSYGLLTHIELMTQTMRALGSEFTSISTTFLLYATLGAIGPNIFKGNLFKKLHGEQFTQFVYGMIDYLMNLTPGEKRQKLTAYLYGYLTHLAGDINGDALAHRLSHQKEHNSKFNRVYLHQDLYVACKYYPAGGNKANLKIDLYELDTDIMQMYRWVFDKLEGGTFKLEWKTFISSYDRTRLLIWWLIQEAKQPFFRVFLPYNFSMKYLIEFERNFEDAKQKAIQFIKTATEYLYSPTWNKEGLDKLKEVLKEDDVGCPYL